A part of Brachybacterium faecium DSM 4810 genomic DNA contains:
- a CDS encoding ATP dependent helicase, Lhr family (PFAM: DEAD/DEAH box helicase; DEAD/H associated; Helicase conserved C-terminal domain): protein MAMTRQALPSSFSPATARWFEESFDAPTPAQAAAWEAIDRGDDTLVVAPTGSGKTLAAFLTAIDRLASGPAPADRPSGPGRAAAGPGRGGERGGGAGRGRRSTSVLYISPLKALGVDVERNLTSPLVGTARTAESLGEVRRPLSVGVRTGDTPAAERRRLVTHPPDILITTPESLFLMLTSQARETLRGVETVILDEVHAVAGGKRGVHLALSLARLDALLEAPAQRIGLSATVEPVEEVAAFLTGSGRSREVTVVRPESTKRWDITVTLPVADLQSIEPPADAVDDEDVTGTVWPHVERAVLERVLAHRSTIVFTNSRSQAERLTGKLNRLHARRVAVDAAAGAPSADSARAGASSSGSAGAGGAGEEDGTEGEDIARAHHGSMSKEVRAGIEEQLKSGALRCVVATSSLELGIDMGAVDLVLQVAAPMSVSSLLQRVGRAGHDVGAVSTGSLHPLHAADVLRSAVAVQEAVAGRIEPLAVPRNALDVLAQHTVSAAAMDDLQVDEWFDLVRTAHPYRALPRSAFDQTIDLLAGRYPSTDFSELRPRLVHDHDTGILTARPGAQRLAVTSGGTIPDRGLYPVHLVAGDDDSQPRRVGELDEEMVYESRRGDVITLGTTSWRIEEITASRVTVSPAFGLSGRIPFWHGDGDGRPASLGRAIASAQSELASLPRPEAEDRLGTLGLDSDARTVLLDHLAEQQHATGTVPGPQQLVVERFLDELGDWRVVLHCALGQRITGPWALAVGARVQERYGLDGQAMAADDGIVLRIPHGEQPPGADLFVFTPEEIEQEVRRLVGSSALFAARFRECAARALLLPRRDPTQRSPLWQQRQRSSHLLEVARPHPDFPIMLEAARECLQDVYDLPALVELMEQIGRRRLEVREVETPAPSPFARSLLFGYLAQFIYDGDAPLAERRTAALALDQSLLAELLGSVSLRELLDAEVIAEVEQQLQGLTAQRALRGGEQIADALRRLGPLTADDLSRRTAEGVDLEAELEQLTRARRIISVRLAGREHVAAVEDAGLLRDALGTALPPGLPQAHLAPVDRAVPQLLARWARGRGPFPAADAVEAFGLAPGVARGTLEQLTAERVLQQGEFTPGRDGEEWVEAEVLRRIRRASLAASRREIAPVPGPVYARFLGQWQHLAGRRADGRRDRPTWRDRDGLLSVVDQLTGVSLPLSAWESQVLPARLPDVTPALLDAAFASGELVWTGHGRLGAEDGWIRLHLAEALPLGLDASALEEAAASLTEGSTAARLLALLRGTPGALRHGQILTALADEGEALAPPAVHEALWDLAFSGLITNDSFEALRSYSRGPASSRGSRAAGRSRPLTRRGAARLSAAMMRQGAASVSELAEGPVGAGRWSAVRVEPVDPAARAAALATLLLDRHGVVTRGAMDVEDIPGGFAAVYRVLAMLEENGSCRRGYFVDGLGASQFAPVEAVDRLRDRCHDAEAAPGPAESPGGGGADATTVALAVTDPANPYGAALPWPELTIPPPEGATVRPARRAGALVLLRDGHVRAVVDKGAKHLLWWAEESARDEVAAQLVRAIAEESRLPQLRIERINGHGIDSAPVAEIARALVDAGCYRSPRSLRLRAGDR from the coding sequence CGCCGCAGCACGAGCGTCCTGTACATCTCGCCGCTGAAGGCCCTCGGCGTCGACGTCGAACGCAACCTGACCTCCCCTCTCGTGGGCACGGCCCGCACCGCCGAGAGCCTCGGCGAGGTGCGCCGTCCCCTGAGCGTGGGGGTGCGCACGGGGGACACCCCCGCCGCCGAGCGGCGACGGCTCGTGACCCATCCCCCGGACATCCTCATCACCACCCCCGAGTCGCTGTTCCTCATGCTCACCTCCCAGGCGCGGGAGACGCTGCGCGGGGTGGAGACGGTGATCCTCGACGAGGTGCACGCCGTCGCGGGCGGCAAGCGGGGCGTGCACCTCGCGCTGTCCCTCGCCCGGCTCGACGCCCTGCTGGAGGCGCCGGCGCAGCGCATCGGTCTCTCCGCGACGGTGGAACCGGTGGAGGAGGTCGCCGCCTTCCTCACCGGCTCGGGACGCTCCCGCGAGGTGACGGTGGTGCGGCCCGAGTCCACCAAGCGCTGGGACATCACGGTCACGCTGCCCGTGGCGGACCTGCAGTCCATCGAACCTCCCGCCGATGCGGTCGACGACGAGGACGTCACCGGCACGGTCTGGCCGCACGTCGAGCGGGCGGTGCTCGAGCGCGTCCTCGCGCATCGCTCCACCATCGTGTTCACCAACTCCCGCAGCCAGGCCGAGCGCCTCACCGGCAAGCTGAACCGTCTGCACGCCCGTCGGGTCGCGGTCGACGCGGCCGCCGGGGCGCCGTCGGCGGACTCTGCGCGCGCCGGCGCGTCCTCCTCGGGCTCCGCGGGCGCGGGAGGCGCGGGAGAGGAGGACGGCACCGAGGGCGAGGACATCGCCCGCGCCCACCACGGCTCGATGTCCAAGGAGGTGCGCGCCGGGATCGAGGAGCAGCTGAAATCCGGCGCGCTGCGCTGCGTGGTGGCGACCTCCTCCCTCGAGCTGGGCATCGACATGGGCGCCGTGGACCTGGTGCTGCAGGTGGCCGCGCCGATGTCTGTCTCGAGCCTGCTGCAGCGGGTGGGGCGTGCCGGGCACGACGTCGGCGCCGTCTCCACCGGCTCGCTGCATCCGCTGCACGCCGCGGACGTGCTGCGCTCCGCCGTCGCGGTGCAGGAGGCGGTCGCGGGGAGGATCGAACCGCTCGCGGTGCCGCGCAACGCCCTGGACGTGCTCGCCCAGCACACCGTCTCGGCCGCGGCGATGGACGACCTGCAGGTCGATGAGTGGTTCGACCTGGTCCGCACCGCACATCCCTACCGCGCGCTGCCCCGCTCCGCCTTCGACCAGACGATCGATCTGCTCGCCGGTCGGTATCCCTCGACCGATTTCTCCGAGCTGCGGCCCCGCCTGGTCCACGACCACGACACGGGGATCCTCACGGCCCGCCCGGGCGCTCAGCGCCTCGCGGTCACCAGCGGCGGCACGATCCCGGATCGGGGCCTGTACCCGGTGCACCTGGTGGCCGGGGACGACGACTCCCAGCCGCGCCGGGTCGGGGAGCTCGACGAGGAGATGGTCTACGAGTCGCGGCGCGGGGACGTGATCACGCTGGGCACCACCAGCTGGAGGATCGAGGAGATCACCGCCTCCCGGGTGACCGTCTCCCCCGCCTTCGGCCTCTCCGGCCGCATCCCCTTCTGGCACGGCGACGGGGACGGTCGCCCCGCGAGCCTCGGCCGTGCGATCGCCTCGGCGCAGTCCGAGCTCGCGAGCCTCCCGCGCCCCGAGGCCGAGGACCGGCTCGGCACGCTGGGACTGGACTCCGATGCGCGCACGGTGCTGCTGGACCACCTGGCCGAGCAGCAGCACGCGACCGGCACCGTCCCGGGGCCGCAGCAGCTGGTGGTCGAGCGATTCCTCGACGAGCTCGGCGACTGGCGGGTGGTGCTGCACTGCGCGCTCGGGCAGCGGATCACCGGGCCCTGGGCGCTCGCGGTCGGGGCCCGGGTCCAGGAGCGGTACGGGCTGGACGGCCAGGCGATGGCCGCCGACGACGGGATCGTGCTGCGCATCCCCCACGGCGAGCAGCCACCGGGGGCGGATCTGTTCGTGTTCACCCCCGAGGAGATCGAGCAGGAGGTGCGCCGGCTCGTCGGCTCCTCCGCCCTGTTCGCCGCCCGCTTCCGCGAGTGCGCGGCGCGCGCCCTGCTGCTGCCGAGGCGGGACCCGACGCAGCGCTCCCCGCTGTGGCAGCAGCGCCAGCGCTCCTCCCACCTGCTCGAGGTGGCCCGCCCGCACCCGGACTTCCCGATCATGCTGGAAGCCGCCCGGGAGTGCCTGCAGGACGTCTACGACCTGCCCGCCCTGGTGGAGCTGATGGAGCAGATCGGGCGTCGGCGCCTCGAGGTGCGGGAGGTGGAGACCCCGGCGCCCTCCCCTTTCGCCCGCTCGCTGCTGTTCGGGTATCTCGCGCAGTTCATCTACGACGGCGACGCCCCGCTGGCCGAACGCCGCACCGCCGCGCTCGCCCTGGACCAGTCGCTGCTGGCCGAGCTCCTGGGCTCGGTGAGCCTGCGCGAGCTGCTGGACGCCGAGGTGATCGCCGAGGTCGAGCAGCAGCTGCAGGGGCTCACCGCACAGCGGGCGCTGCGCGGCGGCGAACAGATCGCCGATGCGCTGCGCCGGCTCGGCCCGCTCACCGCGGACGATCTCTCACGCCGCACGGCAGAGGGGGTGGACCTCGAGGCGGAGCTCGAACAGCTGACCCGGGCACGCCGGATCATCAGCGTGCGCCTCGCCGGGCGGGAGCACGTCGCGGCGGTCGAGGACGCCGGCCTGCTGCGCGATGCGCTCGGGACGGCGCTGCCGCCCGGCCTTCCCCAGGCGCACCTGGCACCGGTGGACCGGGCGGTCCCCCAGCTGCTGGCCCGCTGGGCGCGGGGCCGGGGACCGTTCCCGGCCGCCGACGCGGTGGAGGCCTTCGGCCTGGCCCCCGGCGTCGCCCGCGGCACGCTCGAGCAGCTCACCGCAGAACGGGTGCTCCAGCAGGGCGAGTTCACCCCGGGTCGGGACGGCGAGGAATGGGTCGAGGCGGAGGTGCTGCGGCGCATCCGGCGGGCGAGCCTGGCCGCCTCGCGGCGCGAGATCGCGCCGGTGCCGGGCCCGGTGTATGCGCGGTTCCTCGGGCAGTGGCAGCACCTGGCCGGTCGCCGCGCGGACGGCCGACGCGACCGCCCCACCTGGCGGGACCGGGACGGTCTGCTGTCGGTGGTCGATCAGCTCACGGGCGTGTCTCTGCCGCTGTCGGCCTGGGAATCCCAGGTGCTGCCCGCCCGGCTGCCGGACGTGACCCCGGCGCTGCTGGATGCGGCCTTCGCCTCCGGTGAGCTGGTGTGGACCGGGCATGGCCGGCTCGGCGCGGAGGACGGCTGGATCCGGCTCCACCTCGCGGAGGCGCTGCCGCTCGGCCTCGATGCCTCCGCGCTCGAGGAGGCGGCGGCCTCGCTCACCGAGGGCTCCACGGCCGCGCGGCTGCTCGCCCTGCTGCGCGGCACCCCCGGCGCGCTGCGACACGGGCAGATCCTCACCGCGCTGGCGGACGAGGGCGAAGCCCTCGCACCGCCGGCCGTGCACGAGGCCCTGTGGGACCTCGCCTTCTCGGGCCTGATCACCAATGATTCCTTCGAGGCGCTGCGCAGCTACTCACGCGGCCCGGCATCGAGCCGCGGCTCCCGCGCGGCGGGACGCTCGCGGCCCCTGACGCGTCGGGGCGCGGCCCGGCTCTCGGCGGCGATGATGCGCCAGGGCGCGGCCAGCGTCTCCGAGCTGGCGGAGGGGCCGGTCGGTGCCGGTCGCTGGTCCGCGGTGCGGGTGGAGCCGGTGGATCCGGCCGCCCGCGCGGCGGCCCTCGCGACACTGCTGCTGGACCGGCACGGCGTGGTCACCCGCGGCGCGATGGACGTCGAGGACATCCCCGGCGGTTTCGCCGCGGTGTACCGGGTGCTCGCCATGCTCGAGGAGAACGGCAGCTGCCGGCGCGGCTATTTCGTCGACGGGCTCGGCGCCTCGCAGTTCGCCCCGGTCGAGGCGGTCGATCGCCTGCGCGATCGGTGCCATGACGCGGAGGCCGCTCCCGGCCCGGCGGAGAGCCCCGGCGGGGGCGGTGCGGACGCGACCACCGTGGCCCTGGCCGTCACCGACCCCGCGAACCCCTATGGCGCGGCGCTACCCTGGCCGGAGCTGACGATCCCGCCGCCGGAAGGCGCGACGGTGCGTCCCGCGCGGCGCGCCGGTGCGCTCGTGCTGCTGCGGGACGGGCATGTGCGCGCGGTCGTGGACAAGGGGGCCAAGCACCTGCTGTGGTGGGCCGAGGAGAGCGCGAGGGACGAGGTCGCCGCGCAGCTCGTGCGGGCGATCGCCGAGGAGTCGCGCCTGCCGCAGCTGCGGATCGAGCGGATCAACGGCCACGGCATCGACAGCGCACCGGTGGCCGAGATCGCCCGGGCGCTCGTGGACGCCGGCTGCTATCGCTCCCCGCGGTCGCTCCGCCTGCGCGCCGGGGATCGCTGA
- a CDS encoding formamidopyrimidine-DNA glycosylase (PFAM: Formamidopyrimidine-DNA glycosylase N-terminal domain; Formamidopyrimidine-DNA glycosylase H2TH domain) — MPEGDTVARQCRILHEALAGATLTGCDLRVPRAATADLVGWCVQEVRPRGKHLLLRLLPPSPGAVPLTLHTHLMMDGIWHVDGRALRSSDTSAGPRPAATIRAVLTARHEDGRQTRAIAYDVKQVRLVRTADEDSLVGHLGPDLLDPLWDDAHRERAVQNLAAEPEREIGLALLDQRNLAGIGNIYRSELCFLRRVHPAAPTGSAGDLRGFVDLAHRLLVLNQDRAVRVTTGGMLGRDGDLWVYGRGGRQCRRCRARIQRGELGDPRLEGTEPRVLWFCPRCQVGPGAPARGTGR, encoded by the coding sequence ATGCCGGAGGGGGACACCGTCGCCCGGCAGTGCCGGATCCTGCACGAGGCCCTCGCCGGGGCCACGCTCACCGGGTGCGATCTGCGGGTGCCGCGCGCCGCGACGGCGGATCTCGTCGGCTGGTGCGTGCAGGAGGTGCGCCCGCGCGGCAAGCATCTGCTGCTGCGGCTGCTCCCGCCCTCCCCCGGAGCGGTCCCGCTGACGCTGCACACGCATCTCATGATGGACGGGATCTGGCACGTCGACGGCAGGGCGCTGCGTTCGAGCGACACCAGCGCAGGGCCCCGCCCCGCCGCCACGATCCGTGCCGTGCTCACCGCCCGCCATGAGGACGGTCGCCAGACGCGGGCGATCGCATATGACGTGAAGCAGGTGCGCCTGGTGCGCACGGCCGACGAGGACTCGCTCGTGGGCCACCTCGGCCCGGATCTGCTGGATCCGCTGTGGGACGACGCCCACCGGGAACGGGCGGTGCAGAACCTCGCCGCCGAGCCGGAGCGAGAGATCGGCCTCGCTCTGCTCGATCAGCGCAACCTCGCCGGGATCGGCAACATCTACCGCAGCGAACTGTGCTTCCTGCGCCGCGTCCACCCCGCCGCGCCGACCGGGAGCGCGGGTGATCTGCGCGGGTTCGTCGACCTCGCGCACCGGCTGCTGGTGCTGAACCAGGACCGGGCCGTGCGGGTCACCACCGGCGGGATGCTGGGCCGGGACGGAGACCTGTGGGTCTACGGCCGCGGAGGCCGGCAGTGCCGCCGCTGCCGCGCCCGGATCCAGCGCGGCGAGCTCGGCGACCCGCGTCTGGAGGGCACCGAGCCCCGCGTGCTGTGGTTCTGCCCGCGCTGCCAGGTGGGCCCGGGAGCACCGGCCCGCGGGACAGGTCGGTAG
- a CDS encoding N-acyl-D-glucosamine 2-epimerase (PFAM: N-acylglucosamine 2-epimerase (GlcNAc 2-epimerase); Exonuclease), which translates to MTSSSTRAINDRIIWVDCEMTGLDKQRDALVEIAVLVTDADLNILGDGVDVVIKPPAEALEGMDPFVVNMHTVSGLIEELDGGMTLQEAQARCLAYVQQYCPEPGKAPLAGNSVGTDRVFLDRDVPEFAQWLSYRTIDVSSLKELAKRWFPRVYYNIPAKHGGHRALADIRESIQELKYYREVLLVDEPGPTTAQAQAASKTFELRDEPAAAPAAAPGPHRVWLERASHRTWLEGESDGLLEFASASDRDDGGFAWLDEDGDADLTRPSELWITCRMTHSFALGHLLGRPGLARLVDHGIASLRGVFHDDEHGGWYSAVAGGEPVDDSKQAYAHAFVVLAASSAVAAGRPGAKELLDEALRVLDERFFDDAAGMSVDTFDRTFSTCEEYRGINANMHTVEGLLAAADVTGDRRWLDRAVGIATRAIDEFARANDWALPEHYDTDWTPLLDYNRDQPAHPFRPYGATIGHWIEWARLVLHARAALIALDGEAPEWMLESATALMEKSAAAFGADGAPGWVYTVDWDGTPVSTERMHWVAAEAVGAAAVMHQVTGDRIWAERYEQWWEYIAEHLLDAEGGSWFHELDATNTPQGVTWPGKPDIYHAFQATLIPRLPVTPTLAAAMRDGLLDHDLRA; encoded by the coding sequence GTGACCTCCAGCTCCACACGTGCCATCAACGACCGCATCATCTGGGTCGATTGCGAGATGACCGGCCTCGACAAGCAGCGCGACGCGCTCGTCGAGATCGCGGTGCTCGTGACCGACGCCGATCTGAACATCCTCGGGGACGGCGTCGACGTCGTCATCAAGCCGCCGGCGGAGGCCCTCGAGGGCATGGACCCCTTCGTGGTGAACATGCACACCGTCTCCGGCCTGATCGAGGAGCTCGACGGCGGGATGACCCTCCAGGAGGCGCAGGCGCGGTGCCTCGCCTACGTCCAGCAGTACTGCCCCGAGCCCGGCAAGGCGCCGCTGGCGGGCAACAGCGTCGGCACCGACCGCGTGTTCCTGGACCGCGACGTGCCCGAGTTCGCCCAGTGGCTCTCCTACCGCACGATCGACGTCTCCAGTCTCAAGGAGCTCGCCAAGCGCTGGTTCCCGCGGGTGTACTACAACATCCCCGCCAAGCACGGCGGCCACCGGGCGCTCGCGGACATCCGCGAGTCGATCCAGGAGCTCAAGTACTACCGCGAGGTGCTGCTGGTGGATGAGCCGGGACCGACCACCGCCCAGGCCCAGGCCGCCTCGAAGACCTTCGAGCTGCGCGATGAGCCGGCCGCCGCCCCTGCTGCGGCCCCCGGCCCGCACCGGGTGTGGCTGGAGCGCGCCTCCCATCGCACATGGCTCGAGGGCGAGAGCGACGGACTCCTCGAGTTCGCCTCCGCCTCCGACCGGGACGACGGCGGCTTCGCCTGGCTCGACGAGGACGGCGACGCCGACCTCACGCGCCCCTCGGAGCTGTGGATCACCTGCCGGATGACGCACAGCTTCGCTCTCGGCCACCTGCTGGGTCGCCCGGGCCTCGCCCGACTCGTCGACCACGGGATCGCCTCGCTGCGCGGCGTCTTCCACGACGACGAGCACGGCGGCTGGTACTCCGCCGTCGCCGGCGGCGAACCGGTGGACGACTCCAAGCAGGCCTACGCCCACGCCTTCGTGGTGCTCGCCGCCTCCTCCGCCGTGGCCGCCGGCCGGCCCGGGGCGAAGGAGCTGCTGGATGAGGCCCTGCGGGTGCTCGACGAGCGGTTCTTCGACGACGCCGCGGGGATGAGCGTAGACACCTTCGACCGCACCTTCTCCACCTGCGAAGAGTACCGCGGGATCAACGCGAACATGCACACCGTCGAAGGGCTGCTGGCCGCGGCGGACGTCACCGGCGACCGCCGCTGGCTGGACCGCGCCGTCGGCATCGCGACGCGTGCGATCGACGAGTTCGCCCGGGCCAACGACTGGGCGCTGCCGGAGCACTACGACACCGACTGGACTCCGCTGCTGGACTACAACCGGGACCAGCCCGCCCACCCGTTCCGCCCCTACGGCGCGACGATCGGGCACTGGATCGAGTGGGCTCGTCTGGTGCTCCATGCCCGCGCCGCGCTCATCGCGCTCGACGGCGAGGCACCGGAGTGGATGCTCGAGTCGGCGACCGCGCTGATGGAGAAGTCCGCCGCGGCCTTCGGGGCCGACGGCGCACCGGGCTGGGTGTACACCGTGGACTGGGACGGCACCCCCGTCTCCACCGAGCGGATGCACTGGGTCGCGGCCGAGGCCGTCGGCGCCGCCGCCGTGATGCACCAGGTGACCGGGGACCGGATCTGGGCCGAGCGGTACGAGCAGTGGTGGGAGTACATCGCCGAGCACCTGCTCGACGCCGAGGGCGGCTCCTGGTTCCACGAGCTCGATGCGACCAACACGCCGCAGGGCGTGACCTGGCCCGGCAAGCCGGACATCTACCACGCCTTCCAGGCGACGCTCATCCCCCGCCTGCCGGTGACACCGACCCTCGCCGCCGCGATGCGCGACGGGCTGCTGGACCACGACCTGCGGGCCTGA
- a CDS encoding ABC-type molybdenum transport system, ATPase component/photorepair protein PhrA (PFAM: ABC transporter): MPQRSILHLESVDFVREGRPILTDVGMRVGAGEHWALIGPNGAGKSTLLSLCGAVNHPTRGSVQVLGRTLGRVDIRELRTSIGHVNPRHPLTSALTVRQVVLTGATGSTELVPRWVPDEATQERADELIEMLGLAELGAATWPTMSQGERGRALIARALLPDPPLLLLDEPSTGLDVAAREQFLSTLDELHRARPSLATILVTHHLEELPSSTTHALLIKDGRVHAAGRAQDVLTTGLVSECFDHPIGIEHRAGRWQARALARS, translated from the coding sequence ATGCCGCAGCGTTCGATCCTTCACCTCGAGTCCGTCGATTTCGTGCGAGAGGGTCGGCCGATCCTCACGGACGTCGGCATGAGGGTGGGCGCAGGCGAGCACTGGGCGCTGATCGGCCCGAACGGTGCCGGCAAGAGCACCCTGCTGAGCCTGTGCGGCGCGGTGAACCATCCCACGCGGGGGAGCGTGCAGGTGCTCGGGCGCACGCTCGGTCGCGTCGACATCCGGGAGCTGCGCACGTCCATCGGCCACGTCAACCCCCGCCACCCGCTCACCTCTGCGCTCACCGTGCGGCAGGTGGTCCTCACCGGGGCGACCGGATCCACCGAGCTGGTGCCCCGCTGGGTGCCGGACGAGGCCACGCAGGAGCGCGCCGACGAGCTGATCGAGATGCTCGGGCTCGCGGAGCTCGGTGCGGCGACCTGGCCCACGATGTCGCAGGGGGAGCGAGGGCGCGCGCTCATCGCGCGCGCCCTGCTGCCGGACCCTCCGCTGCTGCTGCTGGACGAGCCCTCGACCGGGCTGGACGTCGCCGCGCGGGAGCAGTTCCTCTCCACGCTCGACGAGCTCCACCGCGCCCGGCCCTCGCTCGCGACCATCCTGGTCACGCATCACCTCGAGGAGCTCCCGAGCAGCACGACCCATGCCCTGCTGATCAAGGACGGGCGGGTGCACGCCGCGGGCCGCGCACAGGACGTGCTCACCACCGGCCTGGTGAGCGAGTGCTTCGATCATCCGATCGGGATCGAGCACCGCGCAGGCCGGTGGCAGGCACGGGCGCTGGCGCGCAGCTGA
- a CDS encoding transcriptional regulator, GntR family (PFAM: FCD domain; Bacterial regulatory proteins, gntR family) — protein MAQVRRTPLAEQAADLLLERIRGGEWALGAKLPGESTLGPQLGVGRSTVREAIRRLAGQGVLATRQGAGVFVASLDVLEDWRTSLSTADITSVLEARIAIEVEAAALAAVRRSPAELRAIRRAAAERAAQRSELEAHVDADLAFHRSIVAAAHNPLLLDLFDSFTPRSRQAMIDLLRRRAEFGSDTDHAAHRAILEAVAERDGAAASAHARQHLITLLPEG, from the coding sequence GTGGCACAGGTGAGGCGCACCCCGCTCGCCGAGCAGGCGGCCGATCTGCTCCTGGAGCGGATCCGCGGCGGCGAGTGGGCGCTCGGCGCGAAGCTCCCCGGCGAGAGCACCCTCGGCCCGCAGCTGGGCGTGGGCCGCTCCACGGTGCGCGAGGCGATCCGCCGCCTGGCCGGGCAGGGCGTCCTCGCCACCCGCCAGGGGGCCGGAGTCTTCGTCGCCTCGCTGGACGTCCTCGAGGACTGGCGGACCTCGCTGAGCACGGCCGACATCACCTCGGTGCTCGAGGCGCGCATCGCGATCGAGGTCGAGGCCGCGGCGCTGGCCGCAGTGCGACGCTCCCCCGCCGAGCTGCGCGCGATCAGGCGTGCGGCCGCGGAACGGGCAGCACAGCGCAGCGAGCTCGAGGCGCACGTCGATGCGGACCTCGCCTTCCACCGCAGCATCGTCGCCGCAGCGCACAACCCGCTGCTACTGGACCTGTTCGACAGCTTCACCCCGCGCAGCCGGCAGGCGATGATCGATCTGCTGCGCCGACGCGCGGAGTTCGGCAGCGACACCGACCACGCGGCCCATCGTGCGATCCTCGAGGCGGTCGCCGAGCGCGACGGCGCGGCGGCCTCCGCTCACGCCCGGCAGCACCTCATCACGCTGCTGCCGGAGGGCTGA
- a CDS encoding uncharacterized conserved protein (PFAM: Domain of unknown function DUF77~TIGRFAM: conserved hypothetical protein TIGR00106), with protein sequence MIVAFSVQPTGEPSDPALVRDLAAGSDSASVHDAVAAAVRIVRESGLPSRTSSMFTEIEGSWDEVFGVVKRATDAVAPFGSRISLVIKADIRPGYEGELDGKIERLETSLDQTS encoded by the coding sequence ATGATCGTCGCCTTCTCCGTCCAGCCCACCGGTGAACCCTCCGACCCGGCCCTCGTGCGGGACCTCGCTGCGGGATCCGACAGCGCGAGCGTCCATGACGCGGTGGCCGCCGCGGTGAGGATCGTGCGGGAGTCGGGCCTGCCCTCGAGGACCTCGAGCATGTTCACCGAGATCGAGGGGAGCTGGGACGAGGTCTTCGGCGTCGTCAAGCGCGCCACCGACGCGGTCGCGCCCTTCGGGTCGCGGATCTCCCTGGTGATCAAGGCGGATATCCGGCCCGGGTACGAGGGGGAGCTCGACGGCAAGATCGAGCGCCTCGAGACGTCGCTCGATCAGACCTCCTGA
- a CDS encoding diaminopimelate dehydrogenase (TIGRFAM: diaminopimelate dehydrogenase) — protein MTVHRIGIVGYGNLGRGVEIATSLQEDMQLVGVFTRRDPSTVSTVHAQTPVRSIDALEEMQDEIDVLVLCGGSRTDLPEQTPQLAERFTVVDSFDTHARIPEHFAKVDAAARAAGTTALISTGWDPGLFSINRVYGEAILATGTTYTFWGRGLSQGHSDAVRRVDGVAAAVQYTVPSQEAIARVRAGEQPTLSTREKHTRECFVVLEDGADAETVREEIVTMPHYFEPYDTTVTFLSAEELARDHQGMPHGGFVIRSGESSPGTTQTIEYRLQEDSNPEFTASVLVAYTRAAARLAAAGEHGAKTPFDVAPGLLSPKSPEQLRAELL, from the coding sequence ATGACTGTGCACCGGATCGGAATCGTCGGCTACGGGAACCTGGGACGCGGCGTCGAGATCGCCACCTCCCTCCAGGAGGACATGCAGCTCGTGGGCGTGTTCACGCGCCGCGACCCGTCCACCGTGAGCACCGTGCACGCGCAGACCCCCGTCCGCTCGATCGACGCGCTCGAGGAGATGCAGGACGAGATCGACGTGCTCGTGCTCTGCGGCGGCTCGCGGACCGATCTGCCCGAGCAGACCCCTCAGCTCGCCGAGCGCTTCACCGTCGTGGACAGCTTCGACACGCACGCTCGCATCCCCGAGCACTTCGCGAAGGTCGACGCCGCCGCCCGCGCAGCCGGCACCACCGCGCTGATCTCCACCGGATGGGACCCCGGCCTGTTCTCGATCAACCGCGTGTACGGGGAGGCCATCCTCGCCACGGGCACCACCTACACCTTCTGGGGCCGCGGCCTGTCCCAGGGACACTCCGACGCGGTGCGCCGCGTGGACGGGGTCGCCGCCGCGGTCCAGTACACCGTTCCCTCCCAGGAGGCGATCGCACGCGTTCGCGCCGGCGAGCAGCCCACGCTGAGCACCCGCGAGAAGCACACCCGCGAATGCTTCGTGGTGCTCGAGGACGGGGCGGACGCCGAGACGGTGCGCGAGGAGATCGTCACGATGCCGCACTACTTCGAGCCCTACGACACGACGGTGACCTTCCTCAGCGCCGAGGAGCTCGCCCGCGACCACCAGGGCATGCCCCACGGCGGCTTCGTGATCCGCTCCGGGGAGTCCTCGCCCGGCACCACGCAGACCATCGAGTACCGCCTCCAGGAGGACTCGAACCCCGAGTTCACCGCGAGCGTGCTCGTCGCGTACACCCGGGCCGCGGCGCGACTGGCCGCCGCCGGGGAGCACGGCGCGAAGACCCCGTTCGACGTGGCACCGGGCCTGCTCTCCCCGAAGTCTCCCGAGCAGCTGCGCGCCGAGCTGCTCTGA